In Thioclava sp. GXIMD2076, one DNA window encodes the following:
- a CDS encoding cell cycle transcriptional regulator TrcR translates to MTNKPLMARATAVWLVDNTTLSFKQIGDFTGMHELEIQGIADGDVAVGVKGQDPVAHGQLDASEIEKGEKDALYKLKLKFNKAAVGEDKRRGPRYTPLSKRQDRPNAILWLVKFHPELADAQIARLVGTTKPTIASIRERTHWNIQNMTAIDPVALGLCRQTELDMEVQKAAKKAAAMGVMTDDERRKLVSTEQSLEMSDEPRLPSSIAGLENFSLSKSDETEDDKSPADYSDADSFFNLPHGEDDDEDEDERR, encoded by the coding sequence ATGACCAACAAGCCCCTGATGGCAAGAGCGACCGCCGTGTGGCTCGTGGACAATACCACGCTGAGCTTCAAGCAGATCGGTGACTTCACCGGTATGCACGAGCTGGAGATCCAGGGCATCGCCGATGGTGATGTGGCGGTAGGCGTGAAGGGTCAGGACCCGGTGGCGCATGGCCAGCTGGATGCCAGCGAGATCGAGAAGGGCGAGAAAGACGCGCTCTACAAGCTGAAGCTGAAATTCAACAAGGCGGCCGTTGGCGAGGACAAGCGCCGTGGCCCGCGCTACACGCCGCTATCCAAGCGTCAGGACCGTCCGAACGCGATCCTGTGGCTGGTGAAATTCCACCCCGAGCTGGCGGATGCCCAGATCGCGCGCCTCGTGGGAACCACCAAGCCGACGATTGCCTCGATCCGCGAGCGCACGCACTGGAACATCCAGAACATGACCGCCATCGATCCGGTGGCGCTGGGGCTCTGCCGCCAGACCGAGCTGGATATGGAAGTGCAGAAGGCCGCGAAGAAGGCCGCTGCGATGGGCGTCATGACCGATGACGAGCGCCGCAAGCTGGTGTCGACCGAGCAATCGCTCGAGATGTCGGACGAGCCGCGTCTGCCCTCGTCGATCGCGGGCCTCGAGAACTTCTCGCTGTCGAAATCGGACGAGACCGAAGACGATAAATCGCCCGCCGATTATTCGGACGCCGACAGCTTCTTCAACCTGCCGCATGGCGAGGATGATGATGAGGATGAGGACGAGCGCCGTTAA
- a CDS encoding Hint domain-containing protein, with the protein MAIFDLNFFDLSYASTTAATFADNGGYQFNLGVDTITLSPSSTSSLVQVDDVDNTTFDDDNTTQTLANDYTLNGIFYAAGTEIESEYEVTVQDSFGNNYVLQFVSLNNDAWNIQGFIIQGTPPPYGEALTVVGRQDMTYGSYAYSTSTPSCFGPKTRILMADGRERPAEALRSGDRLRLADGSVAPVIMVLRARVPLEAGGNKRPIRIQANALGEGLPRQALILSAQHRIYLTDADALAPAVAFLPRPRVGRIAPLSEPYVHIVLRCHSLIVANGLPCESFWPGPVALSLLPGLVARRIKRIMGQAPTPAKPLLRMRNAQGMVLQALARELSITLPRL; encoded by the coding sequence ATGGCCATTTTCGACCTCAACTTTTTTGACCTCAGTTATGCGTCCACCACTGCGGCGACCTTTGCGGATAATGGCGGCTATCAGTTCAATCTGGGCGTTGACACGATTACCCTCTCTCCGTCATCGACCAGTTCGCTTGTGCAAGTCGATGATGTCGACAACACGACCTTCGACGATGATAACACCACTCAGACTCTCGCCAATGACTACACTCTGAACGGCATATTCTACGCCGCTGGCACCGAGATCGAATCCGAATATGAAGTGACGGTGCAGGACAGTTTCGGCAATAACTATGTGCTGCAATTTGTCTCGCTCAACAATGATGCGTGGAACATCCAGGGCTTCATCATTCAGGGGACGCCGCCCCCCTATGGCGAGGCGCTGACGGTTGTCGGGCGACAGGACATGACCTATGGCAGCTATGCCTACTCCACCTCCACGCCCTCCTGTTTCGGGCCCAAAACACGCATCCTGATGGCCGATGGGCGCGAACGACCGGCCGAGGCGCTCAGATCCGGCGACAGGCTGCGGCTGGCCGATGGATCGGTGGCGCCGGTGATCATGGTCCTGCGCGCGCGCGTTCCGCTGGAAGCGGGCGGTAACAAGCGCCCGATCCGCATTCAGGCAAACGCGCTCGGAGAGGGGCTCCCCCGACAGGCGCTGATCCTTTCGGCCCAGCACCGTATCTATCTCACCGACGCCGATGCGCTCGCTCCGGCGGTCGCGTTTCTGCCGCGCCCCAGGGTCGGCCGGATCGCCCCGCTGTCAGAGCCCTATGTCCATATCGTGCTGCGGTGCCATTCCCTGATCGTCGCGAATGGCCTGCCCTGCGAGAGCTTCTGGCCCGGCCCGGTCGCGCTCTCGCTTTTGCCGGGGTTGGTTGCGCGGCGCATCAAGCGGATCATGGGGCAGGCCCCCACGCCGGCGAAGCCTTTGCTGCGGATGCGCAATGCGCAAGGGATGGTCCTGCAGGCGCTGGCGCGGGAACTCTCGATCACGCTGCCCCGTCTCTAG
- a CDS encoding L,D-transpeptidase, translated as MSPTPTVSTASVPAVYRARKDELEPDITVPAISAKYLNDRNRRQWVDYNGPEPVGTIVIDPYARFAYHIKEPGRAMRMGVAVGKAGKGFSGTATIRRKEVYPSWTPTNNMIRTDPDLYGPLAGGLKGGLENPLGARALYLYKNGRDTYYRLHGTMDPSSIGKATSAGCIRFFNQDIMDMFDETEIGTKVKVRTLAESLEYEGPVTQLHSGYVVSSSNTAAIEADAKAWDEGKIEDPAISDAEAHDRAVAAAKAQAAGEDPVAAAEAAEEADAQIYPATTTEAERDAALSGN; from the coding sequence ATGTCCCCGACGCCTACCGTATCGACGGCCTCTGTGCCCGCCGTCTACCGCGCCCGCAAGGACGAGCTGGAACCCGACATTACCGTACCTGCGATTTCCGCCAAATATCTCAACGATCGCAATCGGCGCCAATGGGTGGATTACAACGGTCCCGAACCCGTCGGCACCATTGTGATCGACCCCTATGCGCGCTTTGCCTATCACATCAAGGAACCCGGCCGCGCGATGCGCATGGGTGTGGCCGTCGGCAAGGCCGGCAAGGGCTTCTCCGGGACCGCAACGATTCGCCGTAAGGAAGTCTATCCCAGCTGGACGCCCACAAATAACATGATCCGTACCGATCCCGATCTTTACGGTCCGCTGGCCGGTGGTCTGAAGGGTGGTCTGGAAAACCCGCTCGGTGCGCGCGCGCTCTATCTCTACAAGAATGGCCGCGATACCTATTACCGCCTGCATGGAACGATGGACCCATCCTCCATCGGTAAGGCGACCTCCGCGGGCTGTATCCGGTTCTTCAATCAGGACATCATGGACATGTTCGACGAGACCGAGATCGGCACCAAGGTGAAGGTCCGCACCCTCGCCGAGAGCCTCGAATATGAAGGCCCCGTCACACAGCTGCATTCGGGCTATGTGGTATCGTCCTCCAACACTGCCGCCATCGAGGCGGATGCCAAGGCATGGGACGAGGGCAAGATCGAGGATCCCGCGATCTCGGATGCCGAGGCGCATGACCGCGCAGTAGCCGCCGCCAAGGCGCAGGCGGCAGGCGAGGACCCTGTTGCGGCTGCCGAGGCTGCCGAGGAAGCTGACGCGCAGATCTACCCTGCGACCACCACCGAGGCCGAGCGCGACGCGGCGTTGTCCGGCAACTGA
- a CDS encoding COQ9 family protein, with protein MKNDHLDVDRAKAELLEAILPHVPFDGWAKPAFDMAVSDSGMDAGVAKLICPRGAMDLAVEYHRQGDRAMVKALQEADLGEMKFREKVAFALRARLEAVDPELVRRGAALFALPQNAATGTKLVWNTCDLIWTALGDSSTDYNWYTKRMTLTGVYSASVLFWMGDESEDHAETWAFIDHRIGDVMQFEKVKGSVMKLPFLKTMLSGIRAPKGCDDLPGRTERTNE; from the coding sequence ATGAAAAACGATCATCTCGACGTCGATCGCGCCAAGGCAGAGCTGCTGGAGGCCATCCTGCCGCATGTTCCCTTCGATGGTTGGGCCAAACCCGCCTTCGATATGGCGGTAAGTGATTCGGGTATGGATGCGGGTGTGGCGAAGCTGATCTGCCCGCGCGGCGCGATGGATCTGGCGGTGGAATATCATCGCCAAGGCGATCGCGCGATGGTGAAGGCGCTGCAAGAGGCCGACCTTGGCGAGATGAAATTCCGCGAGAAGGTTGCTTTTGCGCTGCGTGCAAGGCTGGAGGCAGTTGACCCCGAACTGGTGCGCCGCGGGGCGGCGCTTTTTGCACTGCCGCAAAATGCCGCCACCGGCACCAAACTCGTCTGGAATACCTGCGATCTGATCTGGACCGCCCTTGGCGACAGCTCCACGGATTATAACTGGTACACCAAGCGCATGACCCTGACCGGCGTCTACTCGGCCTCCGTGCTGTTCTGGATGGGCGATGAAAGCGAAGACCATGCCGAGACATGGGCCTTCATCGACCACCGCATTGGCGATGTCATGCAATTCGAGAAAGTGAAGGGCAGCGTCATGAAACTCCCCTTCCTCAAGACGATGCTGTCGGGCATCCGCGCGCCCAAGGGTTGCGACGACCTGCCCGGCCGCACGGAAAGGACAAACGAATGA
- the lpxK gene encoding tetraacyldisaccharide 4'-kinase → MRAPLFWESKRSLLSLALSPLGLVTAYATSRRVCREGLRLNIPVICVGNINAGGTGKTPTVMAVVQLLQALGHAPHIVSRGHGGRLIGPVRVDARVHDASAVGDEPLLLSSFAPVWVSKDRAAGGVAACAAGADVIVLDDGHQNPALVKDLSIVVVDAGRGFGNGLCLPAGPLREPVSAGLSRADLVVSIGEAAAQERFASRWGAYLPCPHFTGHLAPLPTGMDWRGLRCLAFAGIGYPEKFFDTLRGLGASVVRTESLGDHQPFTAALLSRLLHDAQADGLQLVTTEKDAARLPSSLRGEVLTLPVRLEILQAEALDARLHSLF, encoded by the coding sequence ATGCGTGCTCCGTTATTCTGGGAGTCCAAGCGCTCCCTATTGTCACTTGCTTTGTCCCCGCTTGGTTTGGTTACGGCCTATGCGACTTCTCGTCGCGTTTGTCGTGAGGGGTTGCGTTTGAATATTCCGGTTATCTGCGTTGGTAACATCAATGCGGGCGGGACGGGGAAGACGCCGACGGTTATGGCGGTTGTGCAGCTCCTTCAGGCGCTCGGTCACGCACCGCATATTGTTTCTCGCGGGCATGGTGGGCGGTTGATTGGTCCTGTGCGGGTTGATGCGCGTGTGCATGATGCCTCGGCTGTCGGGGATGAGCCCCTTTTGTTGTCGTCCTTCGCGCCTGTCTGGGTGTCGAAGGACCGTGCGGCGGGCGGTGTTGCGGCCTGTGCTGCGGGGGCGGATGTGATTGTGCTTGATGACGGTCACCAGAACCCTGCGCTTGTGAAGGATCTGAGCATTGTGGTTGTGGATGCGGGTCGAGGTTTTGGGAACGGGCTTTGCCTTCCAGCGGGTCCGTTGCGGGAGCCTGTATCTGCGGGTCTTTCGCGGGCTGATCTTGTTGTTTCGATCGGGGAGGCTGCGGCGCAAGAGCGTTTTGCGTCGCGCTGGGGCGCTTATCTTCCCTGCCCTCATTTTACTGGCCACCTGGCCCCGTTGCCGACGGGTATGGACTGGCGTGGATTGCGGTGTTTGGCGTTTGCGGGGATTGGTTATCCAGAGAAGTTTTTCGATACGCTACGAGGCTTGGGTGCGTCGGTTGTTCGGACGGAGTCACTTGGTGACCACCAGCCTTTCACGGCTGCGCTGTTGTCGCGTCTTTTGCATGATGCGCAGGCGGATGGTTTACAGCTTGTGACGACGGAGAAGGACGCTGCGCGTTTGCCTTCATCCTTGCGTGGTGAGGTGCTGACATTGCCTGTGCGTCTGGAGATTTTGCAGGCGGAGGCTCTTGATGCCCGTCTTCATTCGCTCTTCTGA
- a CDS encoding ribonuclease T2, producing MTKLRAFLMIMALSGLALPARAEGEKAGQFDYYVLALSWSPTWCALTGDARNSPQCDTARNGAHDFVLHGLWPQNEQGWPSYCTTPARDPSKRQTAAMADIMGTTGAAWYQWKKHGRCSGLGAQAYLDLARRAYDGVEIPDVFEKLTKDVTLPAHVVEEAFLEANPALTANGVTVTCQANRIQEVRICLDKDLSPRSCGADVIRDCTLTDAQMDGIR from the coding sequence ATGACGAAACTTCGCGCATTCCTGATGATCATGGCCCTGTCGGGGCTGGCTCTGCCCGCACGGGCCGAGGGCGAGAAGGCGGGGCAATTCGATTATTATGTGCTCGCGCTCAGCTGGTCCCCTACATGGTGTGCGCTGACCGGCGATGCCCGCAACTCGCCCCAATGCGACACGGCCCGCAACGGAGCGCATGATTTCGTCCTGCACGGGCTCTGGCCGCAAAACGAACAGGGCTGGCCCAGCTATTGCACCACACCCGCCCGCGATCCGTCCAAGCGCCAGACAGCCGCGATGGCCGATATCATGGGCACAACAGGGGCCGCATGGTATCAGTGGAAAAAGCACGGGCGCTGTTCGGGGCTCGGGGCGCAGGCCTATCTGGATCTGGCACGCCGCGCCTATGACGGCGTGGAAATCCCCGATGTGTTCGAAAAGCTTACCAAGGATGTCACCCTGCCCGCCCATGTGGTGGAGGAGGCCTTCCTCGAAGCCAATCCCGCGCTCACCGCGAATGGCGTGACGGTGACCTGTCAGGCAAACCGCATTCAGGAGGTCCGCATCTGTCTGGATAAGGATCTCTCGCCGCGCAGCTGCGGTGCCGATGTAATCCGCGATTGCACCCTGACGGATGCGCAGATGGACGGGATCCGCTGA
- a CDS encoding esterase-like activity of phytase family protein, whose product MLRLSLGAVLALTTALPALAEMTFNRIAAFPVMSNADNTDEETSAEIIAASADGNTLVYTDSPLGVIGLIDITDPANPAPKGTIAMEGEPTSVAVVGQTAFVGVNTSESYTKPSGKMHVIDMAQGTQLATCDLGGQPDSVAVAKDGSFVTVAIENERDEELGDGDLPQMPAGFVVKIPVRDGTLACDGLQKIDLTGLAEVGGTDPEPEFVDVNRAGEIVVTLQENNHLVVIGADGKVASHFSAGKVSLDGVDTKKDGKLEFTGTLSDIPREPDAVKWIDDDHFATANEGDWKGGSRGFTIFRKDGTIVYDSGNSFERAVAAIGHFPDKRAGKKGVEPESVEFNIYGGTPLLFIGSERGSVVGVYDVTDPAAPELLQMLPSGIGPEGYVSIPQRNLLVSANETDAREDGNAPAHVMIYERSDKPAAYPMITSAGTDPLIGWGALSGLAAGGQGQLFAVADSFYGAAPRIFTIDVRQQPAQITGAIDINLNGAPAQLTDLEGITLDGAGGFWLASEGNAAKMVPHGLLHVDAKGEIEEQIGLPPELATQATRYGFEGVAKVGDTLWMATQREWGDDPAGLVKLVAYNTETEEWGAVHYPLDPKGKGWVGLSEITVHGDYAYFIERDNQIAQDARIKKITRVALDQLQPAPLGGELPVVTKEEVRDLIPDLRSTGGFVVDKVEGMAMDAQGLTYIVTDNDGVDDSSGETLFLPLGQIDPQG is encoded by the coding sequence ATGCTGCGACTATCGCTGGGTGCTGTTCTGGCACTGACCACCGCTCTGCCTGCTCTGGCCGAGATGACCTTCAACCGTATTGCCGCCTTTCCGGTCATGTCGAATGCCGACAATACCGATGAGGAGACCTCTGCCGAGATCATCGCGGCGAGTGCCGATGGCAATACGCTCGTCTATACCGACAGCCCGCTAGGCGTGATCGGGCTGATCGATATTACCGACCCTGCCAATCCCGCGCCCAAAGGCACGATCGCGATGGAGGGCGAACCCACCTCGGTCGCAGTCGTCGGCCAGACGGCGTTTGTGGGCGTGAACACCTCCGAAAGCTACACCAAACCCTCGGGCAAGATGCATGTGATCGACATGGCGCAAGGCACGCAGCTTGCGACCTGCGATCTGGGCGGCCAGCCGGATTCGGTGGCGGTGGCCAAGGATGGCAGCTTTGTCACCGTGGCGATCGAGAACGAACGCGACGAGGAATTGGGCGATGGCGATCTGCCGCAGATGCCCGCCGGTTTCGTGGTGAAGATCCCCGTGCGGGATGGCACTCTGGCCTGCGACGGCCTGCAGAAGATCGACCTGACCGGTCTGGCGGAGGTGGGCGGCACCGATCCCGAACCGGAATTCGTCGATGTGAACAGAGCGGGCGAGATCGTGGTCACGCTACAGGAAAACAACCATCTCGTCGTGATCGGCGCGGATGGCAAGGTGGCCAGCCATTTCTCGGCGGGCAAGGTCTCACTCGATGGCGTCGATACCAAGAAAGACGGAAAACTGGAGTTTACCGGCACGCTGAGCGATATCCCACGGGAGCCCGATGCCGTGAAATGGATCGACGACGATCATTTCGCGACCGCCAACGAGGGCGACTGGAAGGGTGGCTCGCGCGGCTTCACAATTTTCAGGAAAGACGGCACCATCGTCTATGACAGCGGCAACAGCTTCGAGCGCGCTGTCGCCGCCATCGGCCATTTCCCCGATAAACGCGCGGGCAAGAAGGGCGTCGAGCCTGAATCGGTCGAATTCAACATTTATGGCGGCACGCCGCTTCTGTTCATCGGGTCCGAGCGGGGCTCGGTTGTGGGGGTCTATGACGTGACCGATCCCGCAGCGCCCGAGCTGTTGCAGATGCTGCCCTCGGGGATCGGGCCGGAGGGCTATGTCTCGATCCCGCAGCGCAATCTGCTGGTCTCGGCCAACGAGACCGATGCGCGCGAGGATGGTAACGCCCCCGCCCATGTGATGATCTACGAGCGCAGTGACAAGCCCGCCGCCTATCCGATGATCACCTCCGCAGGCACCGACCCGCTGATCGGCTGGGGTGCGCTTTCGGGGCTGGCCGCAGGCGGGCAGGGGCAGCTCTTTGCCGTGGCTGACAGCTTCTACGGGGCCGCGCCGCGGATCTTTACCATCGATGTCCGCCAGCAGCCCGCGCAGATCACTGGCGCAATCGATATCAACCTTAACGGGGCGCCGGCGCAGCTCACCGATCTCGAAGGGATCACGCTGGATGGGGCGGGCGGCTTCTGGCTCGCCTCCGAGGGTAACGCGGCCAAGATGGTCCCGCATGGTTTGCTACATGTGGATGCCAAGGGCGAGATCGAGGAACAGATCGGTCTGCCGCCGGAACTGGCCACGCAGGCGACCCGCTACGGCTTTGAAGGCGTGGCGAAAGTCGGTGATACGCTCTGGATGGCGACCCAGCGTGAATGGGGCGATGACCCTGCGGGGCTGGTGAAACTGGTGGCCTATAACACCGAGACCGAGGAGTGGGGCGCGGTGCATTACCCGCTCGACCCCAAGGGCAAGGGCTGGGTCGGCCTTTCGGAAATCACCGTGCATGGAGATTACGCCTATTTCATCGAGCGTGATAACCAGATCGCGCAAGACGCCAGAATCAAGAAAATCACCCGCGTTGCGCTGGACCAGCTGCAGCCCGCACCCTTGGGCGGGGAGCTGCCGGTCGTGACCAAGGAAGAGGTCCGTGATCTGATCCCCGATCTGCGGTCTACGGGTGGCTTTGTCGTTGATAAGGTGGAAGGGATGGCCATGGATGCGCAGGGGCTGACCTATATCGTGACCGATAATGACGGTGTCGATGATAGCTCTGGCGAGACCCTGTTCCTGCCTCTGGGGCAGATCGACCCGCAGGGCTGA
- the msrP gene encoding protein-methionine-sulfoxide reductase catalytic subunit MsrP encodes MTRREWDIYKDRDVTPKEMFLKRRQIMAGGLGAGLVAALPKGARAEEALKPNTFEEITSYNNFYEFGWDKSDPAKYASALTTSPWPVEIDGLVDKPGTYAFDDLMKMVTVEERIYRFRCVEAWSMVIPWSGFQLSELLKRVGVQPEAKYVAFTSVLRPEEMPGQKGYSGIDWPYQEGLRMDEAMNPLTLMATGLYGEDLPKQNGAPMRLVVPWKYGFKSAKSIVKISLVKDQPLNTWQALQPSEYGFYANVNPQVDHPRWSQATERVIGAGLFGGRKETLMFNGYGDQVAAMYDGMDLRKFY; translated from the coding sequence ATGACGCGCAGAGAGTGGGATATCTACAAGGATAGGGACGTCACCCCCAAGGAGATGTTCCTCAAGCGCCGCCAGATCATGGCAGGAGGGCTGGGGGCGGGGCTCGTGGCGGCGCTGCCCAAGGGCGCGCGGGCCGAGGAGGCGCTCAAGCCCAACACATTCGAGGAGATCACCTCCTACAACAACTTCTATGAATTCGGTTGGGATAAATCCGACCCCGCCAAATATGCCAGCGCGCTGACGACCTCGCCATGGCCGGTCGAGATCGACGGTCTGGTCGACAAGCCCGGCACCTATGCTTTCGATGATCTGATGAAGATGGTCACCGTGGAAGAGCGTATCTACCGCTTCCGCTGTGTGGAGGCGTGGTCGATGGTAATCCCATGGTCGGGCTTCCAGCTGTCCGAGCTGCTGAAAAGGGTCGGCGTGCAGCCGGAGGCGAAATATGTGGCCTTCACCTCGGTCCTGCGCCCCGAGGAGATGCCCGGCCAGAAAGGCTATTCCGGTATCGACTGGCCCTATCAGGAGGGGCTGCGCATGGATGAGGCGATGAATCCCCTGACCCTGATGGCGACGGGGCTCTATGGCGAGGATCTCCCCAAACAGAACGGCGCGCCCATGCGACTGGTCGTGCCATGGAAATACGGGTTCAAATCCGCCAAGAGCATCGTGAAGATCTCGCTGGTGAAGGATCAGCCGCTCAATACCTGGCAGGCGCTGCAGCCCAGCGAATATGGCTTCTATGCCAATGTGAACCCGCAGGTGGATCACCCGCGCTGGTCGCAGGCGACGGAGCGCGTCATCGGCGCAGGCCTGTTCGGTGGCCGCAAGGAGACACTGATGTTCAACGGCTATGGAGATCAGGTCGCCGCCATGTATGACGGTATGGATCTCCGGAAGTTCTATTGA
- the msrQ gene encoding protein-methionine-sulfoxide reductase heme-binding subunit MsrQ, whose product MQLAIASPINRATRHLPTWVVYLAGLIPLAWVVWLVLSGGIGVDPVKGIEHRLGKIALWFLIGGLVISPLRRITGVNLLRYRRAAGLLGFFYVALHLMAWIVLDMALLWSQLLPDLYRRPYLLFGIAAFALLIPLAVTSNNASIRRLGKNWRRLHWLVYPAVGLGLLHYLWQMKVISGEGWIWTLVFVALLGARLFWRFRGR is encoded by the coding sequence ATGCAACTGGCTATCGCATCCCCGATCAATCGCGCGACGCGGCATCTGCCGACCTGGGTCGTCTACCTTGCGGGGCTGATCCCGCTGGCCTGGGTCGTCTGGCTGGTTCTCTCGGGCGGGATCGGCGTCGATCCGGTCAAGGGAATCGAGCACCGTCTGGGCAAGATCGCGTTGTGGTTCCTGATTGGCGGTTTGGTGATCTCGCCCCTGCGGCGGATCACGGGCGTGAACCTTCTGCGCTACCGTCGTGCGGCCGGTCTTCTGGGCTTCTTCTATGTGGCGCTTCACCTCATGGCGTGGATCGTTCTCGATATGGCGCTTCTCTGGAGCCAGCTGCTGCCTGACCTCTACCGCAGGCCCTATCTCTTGTTCGGGATCGCTGCATTCGCGTTGCTGATTCCGTTGGCAGTGACGTCGAACAACGCCTCGATCCGGCGTTTGGGGAAAAATTGGCGCCGCCTGCATTGGCTCGTTTATCCTGCGGTGGGATTGGGGCTCCTGCACTATCTCTGGCAGATGAAGGTCATCTCTGGCGAGGGCTGGATCTGGACTTTGGTGTTTGTGGCCTTGCTGGGCGCGCGCCTCTTCTGGCGGTTTCGGGGACGCTGA
- a CDS encoding NAD(P)H-quinone oxidoreductase, with protein sequence MSLPHEMQVMEITQSGAPEVLKPAHRAVPVPGYGEILIEVAYAGVNRPDALQRAGLYDPPPGASDLPGLEVSGRVAACGPGVSDWTVGDTVCALVPGGGYAEYVTCPAAHALPVPAGLDLQLAACLPETCFTVWSNVVMRGGLKGGERFLVHGGSSGIGTTAIQIARALGATVYATAGSEAKCEACAALGAKAINYREEDFVKVLAADGGADLILDMVGGDYIKRDLKALAMDGRLVFIAFLQGPKAEINFAQVMTRRLTITGSTLRPQTDAQKAAIAAELREKVWPMVETGKLKVLLDSTFELTEAAKAHAHMESSTHIGKIVLRVK encoded by the coding sequence ATGAGCCTCCCGCATGAAATGCAGGTGATGGAGATCACCCAATCCGGCGCTCCCGAGGTGCTGAAACCCGCCCATCGCGCGGTGCCCGTTCCGGGCTATGGCGAGATCCTGATCGAGGTGGCCTATGCGGGCGTCAACCGTCCCGATGCGCTGCAACGGGCCGGTCTCTACGACCCGCCGCCCGGTGCCTCCGACCTGCCCGGCCTCGAGGTCTCGGGCCGCGTGGCGGCCTGCGGACCGGGGGTCAGCGACTGGACGGTAGGAGATACGGTCTGCGCACTCGTGCCGGGTGGTGGCTATGCCGAATATGTCACCTGCCCTGCCGCCCATGCGCTGCCGGTGCCTGCGGGTCTGGACCTCCAGCTCGCGGCCTGCCTGCCCGAGACCTGTTTCACGGTCTGGTCCAATGTGGTGATGCGCGGCGGACTAAAGGGCGGCGAGCGGTTTCTGGTGCATGGCGGCTCGTCCGGTATCGGCACGACCGCGATCCAGATCGCGCGCGCCCTCGGCGCGACCGTTTATGCCACGGCAGGTTCGGAGGCCAAATGCGAGGCCTGCGCGGCATTGGGCGCCAAGGCCATCAACTACCGCGAAGAGGATTTCGTGAAGGTTCTGGCGGCGGATGGCGGTGCCGATCTGATCCTCGATATGGTGGGGGGCGACTATATCAAGCGCGATCTGAAGGCGCTTGCGATGGATGGCCGTCTGGTTTTCATCGCCTTCCTGCAAGGCCCCAAAGCCGAGATCAACTTCGCGCAGGTGATGACCCGCCGCCTGACGATCACCGGCTCAACCCTGCGCCCGCAGACAGACGCGCAAAAGGCCGCCATTGCTGCGGAGCTGCGCGAGAAGGTCTGGCCGATGGTCGAGACCGGCAAGCTGAAGGTGCTGTTGGATTCGACCTTCGAGCTGACAGAGGCGGCCAAGGCACATGCGCATATGGAAAGCTCGACCCATATCGGCAAGATTGTCCTGCGGGTAAAGTAA
- the rpsU gene encoding 30S ribosomal protein S21, with product MQVSVRDNNVDQALRALKKKLQREGVFREMKLRQHFEKPSVKKAREKAEAVRRARKLARKKAQREGAL from the coding sequence ATGCAGGTCAGCGTTCGCGATAACAACGTCGATCAGGCGCTTCGTGCCCTGAAGAAGAAACTTCAACGTGAAGGCGTTTTCCGTGAAATGAAGCTTCGGCAACATTTCGAGAAGCCGTCCGTGAAGAAAGCGCGCGAGAAGGCGGAAGCCGTTCGCCGTGCCCGTAAACTGGCGCGTAAAAAAGCACAGCGTGAAGGGGCTCTCTGA